Proteins encoded within one genomic window of Papio anubis isolate 15944 chromosome X, Panubis1.0, whole genome shotgun sequence:
- the LOC101005262 gene encoding LOW QUALITY PROTEIN: trifunctional enzyme subunit beta, mitochondrial-like (The sequence of the model RefSeq protein was modified relative to this genomic sequence to represent the inferred CDS: substituted 2 bases at 2 genomic stop codons), whose amino-acid sequence MGPQIFHKTSELFLLAASCPRDPDQNEEDISQTQYEECCGGGWRSYSIVAVSTSYKDLMPHDLARATLTGLLYQPSVPKEVVDYIIFGTVIQEVKTSNVAREAALGAAFSDKTPAHTVTMACISANQAMTTGVGLIASGHCDVSMTGGVELMSHVPIRHSRKMRKLMLDLNKAKSVGQXLSLISKFQLNFLAPELPAVAEFSISETTGHSADRLAAAFAVSRLEQDEYALSSHSLAKKAXDEGLLSDVVIFKVPGKNTVTKDNGICPSSLEQMAKLKPAFIKPCSTVTAADSSLLTDGASAMLIVAEEKALAMGYKPKAYLRDFMYVSHDPKDQLLLGPKYATPKVLEKAELTMNDIDAFEFHKAFSGKILANFEVMDSDWFAQNYMGRKTKVRLLPLEKSNNWDDSLFLRHPFGATGCRLVMAAANRLQKEGDQYALAAASAAGGQGHSMTVEAYPK is encoded by the coding sequence ATGGGCCCTCAGATTTTCCATAAGACCTCGGAGCTGTTCCTCCTAGCTGCAAGCTGCCCCCGAGATCCAGACCAAAATGAAGAAGACATTAGCCAAACCCAATATGAGGAATGTTGTGGTGGTGGATGGCGCTCGTACTCCATTGTTGCTGTCAGCACTTCATATAAAGACCTAATGCCACATGATTTGGCTAGAGCAACACTTACGGGTTTGTTGTATCAGCCCAGTGTCCCCAAGGAAGTAGTTGATTATATCATCTTTGGCACAGTTATTCAGGAagtaaaaacaagcaatgtggcTAGAGAGGCTGCCCTTGGAGCTGCCTTCTCTGACAAGACTCCTGCTCACACTGTCACCATGGCTTGTATCTCTGCCAACCAAGCCATGACCACAGGTGTTGGTTTGATTGCTTCTGGCCACTGTGATGTGTCCATGACAGGTGGTGTCGAGTTGATGTCCCATGTCCCTATTCGTCActcaaggaaaatgagaaaactaatgCTTGATCTCAATAAGGCCAAATCTGTGGGCCAGTGACTGTCTTTAATCTCTAAATTCCAATTGAATTTCCTAGCACCTGAGCTCCCTGCGGTTGCTGAGTTCTCCATCAGTGAGACCACGGGCCACTCTGCAGACCGACTGGCGGCTGCCTTTGCTGTTTCTCGACTGGAACAGGATGAATATGCGCTGAGCTCTCACAGTCTGGCCAAGAAGGCATAGGATGAAGGACTCCTTTCTGATGTCGTAATCTTCAAAGTACCAGGAAAAAATACAGTTACCAAAGATAATGGCATCTGTCCTTCCTCACTGGAGCAGATGGCCAAACTAAAACCTGCATTTATCAAGCCCTGCAGCACAGTGACAGCTGCAGATTCTTCTTTGTTGACTGATGGCGCATCTGCAATGTTGATTGTGGCAGAGGAAAAGGCTCTGGCCATGGGTTATAAGCCGAAGGCGTATTTGAGGGATTTTATGTACGTGTCTCATGATCCAAAAGATCAACTATTACTCGGACCAAAATATGCGACTCCAAAAGTTCTAGAAAAGGCAGAATTAACCATGAATGATATTGATGCTTTTGAATTTCACAAAGCTTTCTCAGGTAAGATTTTAGCAAATTTTGAAGTCATGGATTCTGATTGGTTTGCACAAAATTACATGGGTAGAAAAACCAAAGTTAGATTGCTTCCTTTGGAGAAGTCTAATAACTGGGATGATTCTCTGTTCCTGAGACACCCATTTGGAGCCACTGGCTGCAGGTTGGTCATGGCAGCTGCCAACAGATTACAGAAGGAAGGAGACCAGTATGCCTTAGCGGCTGCCAGTGCAGCTGGAGGGCAGGGCCATTCTATGACAGTGGAAGCTTATCCAAAATGA